One segment of Panicum virgatum strain AP13 chromosome 1K, P.virgatum_v5, whole genome shotgun sequence DNA contains the following:
- the LOC120654234 gene encoding formin-like protein 14, producing MVMLPRSSSSGMQSIRRELQRRRPRPLAPKRSAASKPSPPPPLEVSRYTGREPRPRAPRQEDPSSTASKPPPGSSAGTHAPRPPRPRPPHPSPRPTVISPSTPPPPPPRSTPSSIQSASPSTLGTDEHMRPVHGGYEVIYDGNWPPGDPYGTVHVPRQHVRMIKPSPSPTTPPPSLPPYSAPSSSATAAAARMKEMRPAPRPTTGGKSLRLIRSLLPEMENQTSQLFGSCREKELVTAWTPRAASTPAAQTAASLNTPPGTNAVTATASHAIERRQRQRRGARRGVPGQRVQESGVVLRGRRGEGVGANPRAGELATGGGERFRLHDGVAWTRTRELAETGWLLRAEETATSVELIETNAGVYRRCLRLLLREVTTEASGGRDGVEDGNASD from the exons ATGGTGATGCTgccgcgctcctcctcgtccgGCATGCAGAGCATCCGCCGCGAGCTCCAGCGCAGGAGGCCCAGGCCCCTGGCGCCCAAGAGATCGGCCGCCAGCAagccatccccgccgccgccgcttgaggTTTCTCGCTACACGGGCCGGGAGCCACGCCCTCGTGCACCACGCCAGGAGGATccgtcgtccaccgcctcaAAGCCCCCACCAGGCTCCTCCGCCGGCAcccacgcgccgcgcccgccgcggcctcgtccCCCCCACCCTTCGCCGCGCCCCACCGTCATCTccccctccacgccgccgccgccgccgccccgctccacCCCATCCTCGATCCAGTCCGCGAGCCCGTCCACCCTCGGGACCGACGAGCACATGAGGCCCG TCCATGGAGGCTACGAGGTCATCTACGACGGCAACTGGCCGCCCGGTGACCCCTACGGCACCGTCCACGTCCCGCGCCAACACGTCAGGATGATCaaaccctcgccgtcgccgacaaCTCCGCCGCCATCCCTGCCTCCGTACAGCGCCCCCAGCTCGTCCGCCACCGCAGCTGCCGCGCGGATGAAGGAGATGCGGCCAGCGCCGAGGCCGACTACCGGGGGGAAAAGCCTGCGCCTCATCCGCAGCCTCTTGCCGGAGATGGAGAACCAG ACTTCTCAGCTCTTTGGCTCTTGCCGGGAGAAAGAGCTGGTCACTGCCTGGACCCCACGAGCAGCCTCTACGCCGGCTGCTCAGACGGCCGCGTCCCTCAACACCCCGCCGGGCACGAACGCCGTGACGGCCACAGCCTCGCACGCGATCGAGCGACGGCAACGCCAGCGCCGCGGCGCTCGTCGCGGTGTCCCTGGCCAACGGGTGCAGGAATCTGGTGTCGTGCTCCGAGGACGGCGAGGTGAGGGTGTGGGAGCTAACCCGCGGGCCGGCGAGCtggccacgggcggcggcgagcggttcAGGCTCCACGACGGCGTGGCGTGGACGAGGACCCGCGAGCTGGCGGAGACAGGCTGGCTGCTGCGCGCGGAGGAAACGGCGACGTCCGTGGAGCTGATCGAGACGAACGCCGGCGTCTACAGGAGGTGcctgcggctgctgctccggGAGGTCACGACCGAGGCCAGCGGCGGCCGCGATGGCGTCGAGGACGGCAATGCCAGTGACTGA
- the LOC120701276 gene encoding pentatricopeptide repeat-containing protein At4g33990-like: protein MSTAPAAAALNHWNRLIQLAAASGSYADCLRLYAGSLLAAGLSGDASTFPSLAKSCAALRLPGLGRAIHARAFLAGAAVSRDAFVRTALIDMYAKCGRLPDARSLFDETPRSSRTLVAWNCMVSAYGRSSQMDEAVAVFNAMRRAEVRPSGSTLVGLLSGCADSVSARNIGVCLYGYSVKSGLDADLLVLNSVLTMLVRGNQLETAQWLFDRVENKSVVTWTAMASGYLAAKDCVKVFDLFRVMRMTEQSMDSVVLINLTTAATLFGNLLVAKGVHALVITGGFQFQDDLAASLVNLYTSCGDPLAAKEVFDSVPSKNVVLWTSMLNGYVECGYPDQALELFDAMLCARVEPNRATLLAVLSACANLGSPNLGQKVEEHVIAIGLQSDLQVSTGLIDMQCKCGRIQHARKIFDSVSNRDLAIWSAMINGYACNGEGSEALALFSEMQNRGVRPDAFVFTHVLTACNHSGLVDEGLNCFHSMTVEYGIKPSIEHYMCMMDLLSKAGHLSSAMKFFKEMPVQLRNQVLAPLISAHKVHGVDSSIYFVSEELLNLDSQDSGHCVLISNMLSCLGEWKKARNYRRLISKGLVKKPGWSYIEMGT from the coding sequence ATGAGCaccgccccggcggccgccgccctgAACCACTGGAACCGCCTGATCCAGCTGGCCGCCGCATCGGGCTCCTACGCCGACTGCCTCCGCCTCTACGCGGgctccctcctcgccgcgggCCTCAGCGGCGACGCCTCCACCTTCCCTTCCCTCGCCAAGTCCTGCGCCGCGCTGCGCCTGCCCGGCCTCGGCCGCGCCATCCACGCCCGCGCCTTCCTTGCGGGCGCCGCCGTCTCCCGCGACGCCTTCGTCCGCACCGCGTTGATAGACATGTACGCCAAGTGCGGCCGCCTCCCCGACGCGCGCAGCCTGTTCGACGAAACGCCGCGCTCGAGCCGGACGCTGGTCGCCTGGAACTGCATGGTCTCGGCGTACGGCAGGAGCTCTCAGATGGATGAGGCCGTCGCGGTGTTCAACGCCATGCGGCGCGCGGAAGTCAGACCCAGTGGGAGCACCCTCGTCGGCCTTCTGTCAGGCTGCGCGGACTCCGTGTCCGCAAGGAACATAGGCGTGTGCCTCTACGGGTATAGCGTCAAATCAGGGCTTGATGCGGATTTGCTTGTCTTGAACTCGGTGCTTACCATGCTCGTACGTGGCAACCAGCTGGAGACTGCACAGTGGCTGTTTGATCGTGTGGAGAACAAGTCTGTGGTTACTTGGACTGCAATGGCATCGGGTTATTTGGCAGCAAAGGACTGTGTAAAAGTGTTTGATCTGTTCAGAGTCATGCGGATGACAGAGCAGAGTATGGATTCAGTGGTGCTTATCAATCTGACCACAGCTGCAACACTGTTTGGAAACCTGTTGGTGGCTAAGGGTGTGCATGCTCTTGTGATCACGGGTGGTTTTCAGTTCCAGGATGATCTGGCAGCATCCTTGGTAAATTTGTACACCAGTTGTGGGGATCCTTTGGCTGCTAAAGAGGTATTTGATTCAGTTCCCAGCAAGAACGTTGTGTTGTGGACATCAATGCTAAATGGATATGTCGAATGTGGTTATCCGGACCAGGCCCTGGAATTATTTGATGCCATGTTGTGTGCAAGGGTAGAACCAAACAGAGCAACTTTATTGGCGGTTCTTTCAGCATGCGCTAATTTGGGATCCCCTAATCTTGGCCAAAAGGTTGAGGAGCATGTAATAGCAATTGGACTGCAGTCAGATCTGCAAGTTTCCACTGGACTAATAGATATGCAGTGCAAGTGTGGGCGCATTCAGCATGCTAGAAAAATATTTGACAGTGTTTCTAATAGGGACCTAGCTATCTGGAGTGCCATGATTAATGGCTATGCTTGCAACGGCGAAGGCAGTGAGGCTCTCGCCCTTTTCAGTGAGATGCAAAACAGGGGTGTTCGACCAGATGCCTTTGTCTTTACTCATGTTCTAACAGCATGCAACCATTCTGGTTTAGTAGATGAAGGTCTGAATTGCTTTCACAGCATGACGGTGGAATATGGTATCAAACCTTCTATCGAACATTATATGTGCATGATGGATTTGCTTTCTAAAGCTGGTCATCTTAGTAGTGCTATGAAGTTCTTTAAGGAAATGCCAGTTCAGTTGCGAAACCAGGTTTTGGCTCCTCTTATCAGTGCACACAAAGTTCATGGTGTCGATTCATCCATATACTTTGTATCAGAGGAACTTTTGAACCTGGACTCCCAAGATTCTGGCCACTGTGTCCTAATTTCTAATATGCTTAGTTGCTTAGGTGAGTGGAAGAAGGCCAGAAATTATAGAAGGCTAATAAGCAAAGGATTAGTCAAGAAACCTGGTTGGAGTTACATTGAGATGGGTACCTAA